One segment of Bradyrhizobium sp. CB2312 DNA contains the following:
- a CDS encoding ABC transporter substrate-binding protein — protein MTRLSHFLWSAALAAVTSAQAAELPAEIKQAGALKLTVNSTYAPMEYRDPASNELVGLDIDLANELAKRLGGLKIVWSETPFAELIPSLQTRRADFIISGISDRASRRETADFVDYLATGPQFFVMADNAAKDATDLCGKKVGTTRSTSFPVEIEKWSKQNCEAAGKPAIQYVPGENSIDVRNQLKQGRIDAAVQGSETLPYAQTQEPGKYRIVGEAFAKGYQGIMFRKDDAALREVVTEKLAAMIADGAYKAVLDKWGLGANAVEKPMLNAAPQ, from the coding sequence ATGACACGCCTCTCGCATTTCCTCTGGTCCGCAGCCTTGGCTGCCGTGACGTCCGCGCAGGCCGCCGAGCTGCCGGCGGAAATCAAGCAGGCGGGCGCGCTGAAGCTCACGGTCAACTCCACCTACGCGCCGATGGAATACCGCGATCCCGCCAGCAACGAGCTGGTCGGGCTTGACATCGATCTGGCGAACGAGCTCGCCAAGCGGCTCGGCGGACTCAAGATCGTCTGGAGCGAGACGCCGTTCGCCGAGCTGATCCCTTCGCTCCAGACCAGGCGCGCCGATTTCATCATCTCCGGCATCTCCGACCGCGCCTCGCGACGCGAGACAGCCGATTTCGTCGATTACCTCGCGACCGGCCCGCAGTTCTTCGTCATGGCCGATAACGCGGCCAAGGACGCGACCGATCTCTGCGGCAAGAAGGTCGGCACCACCCGCAGCACCAGCTTCCCGGTCGAGATCGAGAAGTGGAGCAAGCAGAATTGCGAGGCGGCCGGCAAGCCGGCGATTCAGTACGTTCCTGGCGAGAACTCGATCGACGTGCGTAACCAGCTCAAGCAGGGCCGCATCGACGCCGCTGTGCAAGGCAGCGAGACGCTGCCTTATGCGCAGACGCAGGAGCCCGGCAAATACCGCATCGTCGGCGAGGCGTTTGCGAAAGGCTATCAGGGCATCATGTTCCGCAAGGACGATGCCGCGCTCCGTGAGGTCGTGACGGAGAAGCTCGCGGCGATGATCGCCGACGGCGCCTACAAGGCCGTTCTCGACAAATGGGGCCTTGGTGCCAACGCAGTCGAGAAGCCCATGCTGAACGCGGCGCCGCAATGA
- a CDS encoding N-carbamoyl-D-amino-acid hydrolase codes for MGPTQKADTREHTLGRMLALLEEAAGRGASLVVFPELAFTTFFPRWLLEGAALDQYFERGMPNPAVAKLFDRARALRVGFYVGYAELTPDGRRYNCAVLVDRDGEILGRYRKVHLPGSVEPREGARYQQLEKRYFEYGDLGFPAFRAGSAWAHAIMGMMICNDRRWPESWRVLGLQGVELVCIGYNSAAYDPNGGTTEDGALRTFHSTLVTQANAYMNATWAISVAKAGEEDGSGLIGGSCIVDPNGRIVAQAQTLADEVIVADIDLDLCRQGKDKMFNFAAHRRPEQYRVITERAGVIEPAVLDAD; via the coding sequence ATGGGGCCGACGCAAAAAGCCGATACGCGTGAGCATACGTTGGGGCGGATGCTCGCGCTGCTGGAGGAGGCGGCCGGCCGCGGCGCCAGCCTTGTGGTATTTCCGGAGCTCGCCTTCACCACCTTCTTTCCGCGCTGGTTGCTCGAAGGCGCGGCGCTCGACCAGTATTTCGAGCGCGGCATGCCGAACCCGGCAGTGGCAAAGCTGTTCGACCGCGCGCGTGCGCTCCGCGTCGGCTTCTATGTCGGCTATGCCGAGCTGACGCCGGACGGCCGCCGCTACAATTGCGCCGTTCTGGTCGATCGCGACGGCGAGATCCTCGGCCGTTATCGCAAGGTGCATTTGCCGGGCTCGGTCGAGCCTCGGGAAGGCGCTCGCTACCAACAGCTCGAAAAGCGCTATTTCGAATATGGCGATCTCGGCTTTCCCGCCTTCCGTGCCGGCTCGGCCTGGGCCCATGCCATCATGGGCATGATGATCTGCAACGATCGCCGCTGGCCGGAATCATGGCGCGTGCTGGGCCTGCAAGGCGTCGAGCTCGTCTGCATCGGCTACAATTCGGCCGCCTACGATCCCAACGGCGGCACGACGGAAGACGGAGCCTTGCGCACCTTCCACTCGACGCTGGTGACCCAGGCCAACGCCTACATGAACGCGACCTGGGCGATCTCGGTGGCGAAGGCGGGCGAGGAGGACGGTTCCGGCCTGATCGGCGGCTCCTGCATCGTCGATCCGAACGGCCGCATCGTCGCGCAGGCGCAGACGCTGGCCGACGAGGTGATCGTCGCCGACATCGATCTCGATCTCTGCCGGCAGGGCAAGGACAAGATGTTCAACTTCGCCGCCCACCGGCGGCCCGAGCAATACAGGGTGATCACCGAACGCGCCGGCGTCATCGAGCCGGCTGTTCTCGACGCGGACTGA
- a CDS encoding LysR family transcriptional regulator: MNLRQLEILRAVIRHRTTVAAADELALSQPAVSNALKTMEAQAGFALFERVNNRLFPTAEAMALYKESEAIFALHAKLENRVRDLRENRSGHLAIVATPPLAYSIIPSALSGFLRRRPETRVFFDVRRYEGIIEGVLSRVAELGFALGLTHHPGIAHEVVHTGEMVCVLPPQHPLAGKPVISAADLSGLPFIGLERGTRLGEAVRDSFARAGAPFRPTVEVRYCNTACVLAAAGVGAAVVDPFSPRQNGGSGLVVRPFAPTTHAVAYMLWSEAEPLSRLAKAFLNEVRKESAHLERTAPHQQHGAGSG; the protein is encoded by the coding sequence ATGAACCTGCGTCAGCTCGAAATCCTGCGTGCCGTCATCCGCCACCGCACCACGGTGGCGGCGGCCGACGAGCTGGCGCTGTCGCAGCCCGCCGTCAGCAACGCGCTGAAGACGATGGAGGCGCAGGCGGGCTTTGCGTTGTTCGAGCGCGTCAACAACCGGCTGTTTCCGACGGCGGAAGCGATGGCGCTCTACAAGGAGAGCGAGGCGATCTTCGCGCTGCACGCCAAGCTCGAGAACCGCGTGCGCGATCTGCGCGAGAACCGCTCCGGGCATCTCGCCATCGTGGCGACGCCCCCGCTCGCCTACAGCATCATCCCGTCCGCATTGTCCGGCTTCCTGCGCCGCCGCCCGGAGACGCGCGTGTTCTTCGACGTGCGACGCTACGAGGGCATCATCGAGGGCGTGCTCAGCCGCGTCGCCGAACTCGGCTTCGCGCTCGGGCTGACGCATCATCCGGGCATTGCGCATGAGGTAGTGCATACCGGCGAGATGGTCTGCGTGCTGCCGCCGCAGCATCCGCTCGCAGGCAAACCGGTGATCTCGGCCGCGGACCTGTCCGGCCTGCCCTTCATCGGGCTCGAACGCGGCACACGGCTTGGCGAAGCCGTGCGCGACAGTTTTGCCCGAGCCGGCGCGCCGTTCCGGCCGACCGTCGAGGTGCGCTACTGCAACACGGCCTGCGTGCTCGCCGCCGCCGGCGTCGGCGCCGCGGTGGTCGATCCGTTCTCGCCGCGGCAGAACGGCGGCAGCGGCCTCGTGGTGCGACCGTTCGCGCCGACGACGCACGCGGTCGCTTACATGCTATGGTCGGAAGCCGAGCCGCTGTCGCGACTCGCCAAGGCGTTTCTCAACGAGGTCCGCAAGGAGAGCGCGCATCTCGAGCGCACAGCGCCACACCAGCAACATGGGGCAGGAAGCGGCTGA
- a CDS encoding type 1 glutamine amidotransferase → MARITIIETGRVPQKYRERHGSFPDMFERMVRAEDPTTTVDVVSIPNGDALPDPRKLEAVLITGAAAGVYDGLDWIAPLEDFVRTAYTNKTPMVGVCFGHQLIAQALGGTVRKSEKGWGIGRHVYRVLRENGVVDGEAVAIAASHQDQVVEPPKDALTILSSDFTPHAGLLYANGSTLTVQPHPEFDAAFAEVCCELRDGKAPDDVVATARASLAEPMDNAKLGGAITRFLAKRTAT, encoded by the coding sequence ATGGCACGCATCACCATCATCGAGACCGGGCGGGTTCCGCAAAAGTATCGCGAGCGTCACGGCTCGTTTCCGGACATGTTCGAGCGCATGGTCCGCGCCGAGGATCCGACGACCACGGTGGACGTGGTCAGCATTCCCAATGGCGATGCGCTGCCCGATCCGCGCAAGCTCGAAGCCGTGCTGATCACCGGCGCTGCCGCCGGCGTCTATGACGGGCTCGACTGGATCGCGCCGCTCGAAGACTTCGTCCGCACCGCCTACACCAACAAGACGCCGATGGTCGGCGTCTGCTTCGGCCATCAACTGATCGCGCAGGCGCTCGGCGGCACCGTGCGCAAGTCGGAGAAGGGCTGGGGCATCGGGCGCCACGTCTATCGCGTGCTGCGGGAGAACGGCGTCGTCGATGGCGAAGCGGTCGCGATCGCTGCCTCACATCAGGATCAGGTGGTCGAGCCGCCGAAGGACGCGCTGACAATCCTGTCCTCGGACTTCACCCCGCATGCCGGCCTGCTCTACGCCAACGGTTCGACGCTGACCGTGCAGCCGCATCCGGAATTCGACGCGGCGTTCGCAGAAGTGTGCTGCGAGCTACGCGACGGCAAGGCGCCGGACGATGTCGTTGCCACGGCCAGGGCGTCGCTGGCGGAGCCGATGGACAACGCGAAGCTGGGCGGGGCGATTACGCGGTTCTTGGCGAAGCGTACGGCGACCTAA
- a CDS encoding nuclear transport factor 2 family protein — translation MSRPPLPPFTRETAAQKARMAEDAWNSRDPVKVSLAYTEDSRWRNRSEVFQGREAIVAFLTRKWEKEHDYRLIKDLWAFDGNRIAVRFQYEWHDGKGQWYRSYGNEQWEFDEHGLMKRREASINDIAIAEKDRRFHWAAPGPRPADVPGLGTDPF, via the coding sequence ATGTCGCGCCCGCCACTCCCGCCCTTCACCCGTGAGACCGCCGCGCAAAAGGCGCGCATGGCCGAGGATGCCTGGAATTCGCGCGATCCGGTGAAAGTCTCGCTCGCCTATACCGAGGACAGCCGCTGGCGTAACCGCTCCGAAGTGTTCCAGGGCCGCGAGGCCATCGTCGCCTTCCTCACCCGCAAGTGGGAGAAGGAGCACGACTATCGCCTGATCAAGGACCTCTGGGCCTTCGACGGCAACCGCATCGCCGTGCGCTTCCAGTACGAATGGCACGACGGAAAAGGCCAGTGGTATCGCTCCTACGGCAACGAACAGTGGGAGTTCGACGAGCACGGCTTGATGAAGCGGCGCGAAGCCTCGATCAACGACATCGCGATTGCCGAGAAGGATCGCCGGTTTCACTGGGCCGCGCCCGGGCCGCGGCCGGCCGACGTGCCCGGGCTGGGGACGGATCCGTTTTGA
- the ybgC gene encoding tol-pal system-associated acyl-CoA thioesterase, with protein MTAHLDGEIRDGRHHMQVRVYYEDTDFSGIVYHANYLRYMERGRTNHLRLMGAEQQALFEQVETEGAGFAFVVRSMHLDFLKPARMDDVLDVVTWPVAVKGASIMLAQEVRRGEDVLVKAEVRVAFISGGRAQPIPKSIRALMKADLIS; from the coding sequence ATGACTGCCCATCTCGACGGCGAGATCCGCGACGGCCGCCATCACATGCAGGTCCGCGTCTATTACGAGGACACGGATTTTTCCGGCATCGTCTATCACGCCAATTATCTGCGCTACATGGAGCGCGGGCGCACCAATCATCTCAGGCTGATGGGCGCCGAGCAGCAGGCTCTGTTCGAGCAGGTCGAAACGGAAGGCGCCGGCTTTGCCTTTGTCGTTCGCTCGATGCACCTCGATTTCCTCAAGCCCGCACGGATGGACGATGTGCTCGACGTCGTGACCTGGCCGGTCGCGGTGAAGGGCGCCTCGATCATGCTGGCGCAGGAGGTGCGGCGCGGCGAAGACGTGCTGGTGAAGGCCGAGGTCCGCGTCGCCTTCATCAGCGGCGGCCGCGCCCAGCCGATCCCGAAATCGATCCGTGCGCTGATGAAAGCCGATTTGATTTCCTGA
- a CDS encoding type II toxin-antitoxin system RelE/ParE family toxin, with protein sequence MQVVLSLRARTDLLDIHSYLAERSLAAADRLAARFSERFDELRQFPFLGPDRSELRASLRGLSIDGYLPFTSSRLIA encoded by the coding sequence GTGCAGGTCGTTTTGTCCTTGCGCGCTCGCACGGACCTTCTTGATATCCATTCATATCTCGCCGAGCGTAGCCTAGCGGCAGCGGATCGATTGGCTGCAAGGTTCTCGGAGCGATTCGATGAGTTGCGACAATTCCCGTTTCTAGGACCAGATCGGAGTGAGCTAAGGGCGTCGCTTCGGGGGCTGTCGATCGATGGTTATTTGCCTTTTACCTCGTCCAGACTGATCGCATAG
- a CDS encoding metallophosphoesterase: protein MISRRHLIRSIGGLSALGVSTAAYGVGVEPMRLRVTRYHPTPRQWPADFPLKIAAVADIHACDPWMSLERIEAIVDRTNALNADLIVLLGDYVAGVHQVTRIIPSSEWARVLAGLKAPLGVHAVMGNHDYWDDRIVQRAWRGPTIAHRALEAAGIPVYENDAVRLTKGGRSFWLAGLGDQLAFAPAQRFRSTARFGVDDLEGTLAKVTDDAPIILLAHEPNIAWRVPARVALQLSGHTHGGQVRVLGWSPAVRGPNSGKLAYGHVRMKCDVIISGGLGCSLMPIRVGVPPEIVEVTLGRGPLVV from the coding sequence ATGATCTCGCGTCGTCATCTCATCCGGTCCATCGGCGGCCTGTCCGCCCTCGGCGTCTCGACCGCCGCCTATGGCGTCGGCGTCGAGCCGATGCGGCTCCGTGTCACCCGCTATCATCCCACCCCGCGGCAATGGCCGGCGGATTTCCCGTTGAAGATCGCGGCGGTCGCCGACATCCATGCCTGCGATCCCTGGATGTCGCTGGAGCGGATCGAGGCGATCGTCGATCGTACCAACGCGTTGAATGCCGACCTGATCGTGCTGCTCGGCGATTATGTCGCCGGCGTTCACCAGGTCACGCGCATCATTCCGTCGAGCGAATGGGCGAGGGTGCTCGCCGGCCTCAAGGCACCGCTCGGCGTTCACGCCGTCATGGGCAACCACGATTATTGGGACGACAGGATTGTGCAGCGAGCCTGGCGCGGGCCGACCATCGCGCACCGCGCGCTGGAGGCGGCCGGCATTCCCGTCTACGAGAACGACGCCGTGCGCCTCACCAAGGGCGGCCGCTCCTTCTGGCTCGCCGGCCTCGGCGATCAGCTCGCCTTTGCGCCGGCGCAGCGCTTCCGGAGCACGGCGCGGTTCGGTGTCGACGATCTCGAGGGCACGCTGGCAAAAGTCACCGACGATGCGCCAATCATCCTGCTCGCGCATGAGCCCAACATCGCCTGGCGCGTGCCGGCGCGCGTCGCGCTGCAGCTGTCCGGTCACACCCATGGCGGCCAGGTCCGCGTGCTCGGCTGGTCGCCGGCTGTTCGGGGTCCGAATAGCGGGAAGCTCGCCTATGGTCATGTCAGGATGAAATGCGACGTCATCATCTCGGGCGGACTTGGTTGCAGCTTGATGCCGATCCGCGTCGGCGTGCCGCCCGAGATCGTCGAGGTGACGCTGGGGCGGGGACCGCTGGTGGTGTAG